The Oscillospiraceae bacterium genome contains the following window.
AGCGGATCTCCTGCGCCGAGCCGGGCATCTTCCCGTTTCGGGAGAGATTGTAGAAGAACATAAAGCCGCTGTAAAAATAGATGCCCTCCAAAATATAGTTCGCCATCATCACGCGCAGCAGCGTGGGAGCATCCTTCCGCTCCTGAAACTCGTTGTAGCAGTCCCCAATGAAGGTGTTGCGGCGCAGCAGATGCTCGTCCGTTTTCCATTGGTAGAGGATGTCATTGCGCTCCACAGGAGAGCAGATGGTGTCGAGCATATAGCTGTAGCTCTGTGAGTGGACACACTCCTGAAACGCCTGAATGGACAGGCAGAGATTGACCTCGTTGGCGGTAATGTAGGCGCCGATATTAGGCAGGTTCGCTGTCTGAATGGAATCCAAAAAGACAAGAAAACTCAAAATTTTATCGTAGGCGCTGCGCTCGGCTGACAGCAGGCGGGGATAGTCCTTCACATCCTGCGAGAGATTGATCTCCTCAGGAATCCAAAAGTTGTTCATGGCCTGCCGGTACCAGTCGCTGACCCAAGCGTACTTCATATTGTTGAAGTCGTTGAGGTTGGTGGTATTGCCGCCGATCATGCGCCGCAGGCGCACATCAGGGTCGCCCTCCGGGTTAAAGAGGGGCTTCTTCTTCAGTTCCATCATGCTATCCTCCTTATGACGAGCAGCTTTCGCAGTCCTCGACCTCAAGGGCCTTGCTGCGGACATAGTAAATGGTCTTGACGCCGACCTTCCACGCCTCTAAATACAGTCTGAGCACCTGACGCATGGAATAGTCATTGGTGATATAGAGATTCATGCTCTGCGCCTGGTCAATATGTCTCTGGCGAAGGCCCGCGGCGCGCACCGACCAGCTTTGGTCGATCAGATGCGCCGCCTTATAGTACCACCATGTATCCATAGAAAGCTCCGGGGCAACGCGGGGCAGCATGCTGCCCTTTTTCTCCTCTAAGAAGAATTTCTTCATAATTGGATCAATGCCCGCCGACGTGCCGGAGAGGATAGATGTGCTGGAGGTCGGTGCGACCGCCAGCAGGTAGGCGTTGCGCATTCCCTGCACCGCCACCGTTTCCGCAAGCGCCCGCCACTTTTCTGAGGTATAACCTCGCTTTTCAAAATACGCGCCTGTCTGCCAGTCGCTGCCCTCAAAGAGCGCGTAGCGGCCCTTTTCCTGTGCCAGTGCTGTGTCCGCCTTGACGGCGGCGTAGTTGATATGCTCGAATACCGCATCGGTGAAGGCAAGGTGCTCCTCGCTCTCCCATCGGATGCCGCGCTTTGCCAGCATGTGGTGGTAGCCGCTGACGCCCAGACCGATGCTGCGGTACTTCTGATTGGTAAGCCGCGCGTATTCCAACGGGTAGAAGTTGAGGTCGATCACATTATCCAGTGCGCGGA
Protein-coding sequences here:
- a CDS encoding ribonucleotide-diphosphate reductase subunit beta, whose protein sequence is MMELKKKPLFNPEGDPDVRLRRMIGGNTTNLNDFNNMKYAWVSDWYRQAMNNFWIPEEINLSQDVKDYPRLLSAERSAYDKILSFLVFLDSIQTANLPNIGAYITANEVNLCLSIQAFQECVHSQSYSYMLDTICSPVERNDILYQWKTDEHLLRRNTFIGDCYNEFQERKDAPTLLRVMMANYILEGIYFYSGFMFFYNLSRNGKMPGSAQEIRYINRDENTHLWLFRNIITELQKEQPELFTAESVQALREMMREGVEQEIAWGHYVIGDDIPGLNRQMISDYIRYLGNLRWTSLGYPALYPGFESEPESMEWVSQYADANMVKTDFFEARSTAYAKSTALIDDL